ATCATCGATATAAACAATATTTTTTGGTTCAATATTAAGGAAACTAAGCGCTTTTTTCAGGCCCTCTGGGTGTGGTTTTGGATGTTCAACGTCCTGACCACTAATTATAAAAGAAAAATATTCTTGGAGATTAAATTTGTTTAAGCCAGAATTTATTCCATATTTATCTACACTGCTTAAAATTCCCATTTTAATTCCTTTTTGAGAAAGTGCCACTAGAACGTCGTTTGCATTTTTGGTGAGTTTCACAAAATCAGCGTACTTAGGATAGAAAGTTTTCATCATTGGCAATACCTTTTCTATATCTTTTTTTGATACTCCGTTGTCAAAAAAGAACTTATGCCAGTCTTGTTTTATTTCTTGAAACCAAGTAGAGGGGCCAACTGTTTTTCCGCTAAGTGCTTTAACGATGTCACAATTTGCTCGAGCAACGGCATCTAAATCATCAATAATTACTCCATTCCAATCAAAGATAATAGCCTTTATTGTTTTATTCATAAATCATATATTCTATAATAAGCCCATAGAATTTCGCACAATAGGTAGTATATGCGAAGATGCCTTTGTGGTGACTATGATACAATTTTAACATCACGGGCATAAGAAGACAATTTACAGAAAACCAGCTCTTTTAAGCTGGCTTTCTTGCATACGCGATGATAGAGTATATTCATTTTTATTACATCTTTATCATTAGAGTCAGTAACTCTATAACTGAGTAAGAAAAAATTTTAGATTCCCAATGTTAGCTTACTCGGGTAATCCGGCTCGTTCCCTTATAGCATTAACTTTTTCCTCGACTGTGGTGAAAAGATTCTCTATGGCTTCTATTTTTTCTAAATATGTTTTTCCACTATAAATTATTATTTCATCAAATCCAGGGTCCCTCTTCATTATTTCTTCAAATGCTTTAATATTATCTTCTTGACCACCTTTTTCTTTTAATGCAGCTATATATTTATTTATTTTTCTAAAAAGTATCTCTGATCGTCTGTCAACAAATTTATCAGATAATTTTGATATTACTGCTTCATTTTCAAACATACCCCTTTTTTGTGTTTCTTTCTCATACGCTTCAAACCTACTATTAAAACTATTATTACAAGCATATAGTAGTTTCAATTTTTCTGCTTCACTAATACTTTCATCGCTTGTAATTTCGTCTATATCAGAAATTAAGTATTCTAGAATAGCGTCAAGGCGACGTTCATCATGTGGGTGTTCAGCAACTTCATTGTACCTTTCATTTCCACTCTTTTGATTTAATACACGTTTGTTTGCCGATGCAATTATTTCTTCTCGTACTTCAGCGTATGATTCTGTACTATTGTCTATTGTTGGCATCTCATCAGCTGGAGGTATTTGCTCATCGGTTTCGTCTACTATTGGGGATGGGGATCCAAATTCGTTCATATTTTATAATTATTCAATTATATCTATATTATAAATAAATAATGTAATTTTGCAAATAGCAGCCATTAGCATAGCTGAATGGCCGGTTTTCATGTATTATTAAATGTAGATAAGCATTAACTAAATACATATGAAAATACTTATAAGGTGGCTATTAGCAACAGTTGCTATTATGATCGCGGCATATTTATTGCCGGGTGTGGAAGTGGACGGCTTTTTTTCCGCATTAATCGGAGCGTTGGTATTGGGTTTGATTAATGCATTTATTAAACCGATATTGGTGATTTTTACCCTCCCGATCAATATTCTGACCCTTGGTCTGTTTACCCTGGTGATCAACGCGCTATTGGTCATGCTCATGGCGATGATCGTCTCGGGATTCTCCGTGGCAAGTTTTTGGTGGGCATTGCTATTTGGTGTGGTGCTGGCAACTGTGAACTGGTTTCTTTCGCAATTGTCCAAATAGAAAGCTGTAGTATGAATTAGCCAGAAATTTCTTTACTATTTTAGAATGTTTCGGCAATTTATTTCAAATCAAACATAATTTTATATAATTTACAATTAATAAATAAACTTATGGAATCACCAAAAATTGGCATGGATGATCCAAAACCAAAACCCGAGCAAGTAAAAAAGGAATTTCAATTTGGTCTATTAGTGAGTCCAAAACAACTTTGGAATGTTCTTTATGAGAGAGATATTAATGCCCCTTGGACGGTTGCTAAGCAACAAATCCTAAATAATATAACTAAATTTCTTCAGGATAGAG
The Patescibacteria group bacterium genome window above contains:
- a CDS encoding HAD-IA family hydrolase is translated as MNKTIKAIIFDWNGVIIDDLDAVARANCDIVKALSGKTVGPSTWFQEIKQDWHKFFFDNGVSKKDIEKVLPMMKTFYPKYADFVKLTKNANDVLVALSQKGIKMGILSSVDKYGINSGLNKFNLQEYFSFIISGQDVEHPKPHPEGLKKALSFLNIEPKNIVYIDDMSTIFPVAQKLGITTIGFKSRISNDLSSADIVIDDLSQILSFIK
- a CDS encoding phage holin family protein, with translation MKILIRWLLATVAIMIAAYLLPGVEVDGFFSALIGALVLGLINAFIKPILVIFTLPINILTLGLFTLVINALLVMLMAMIVSGFSVASFWWALLFGVVLATVNWFLSQLSK